One stretch of Zingiber officinale cultivar Zhangliang chromosome 6B, Zo_v1.1, whole genome shotgun sequence DNA includes these proteins:
- the LOC121990708 gene encoding putative F-box protein At3g25750 — MASRRRNWAGLPTDLLSKIFQCFNFFHRAPFAAVCRTWRTAKGLDSSRLLPNPWLMLDMSNSTKRCLVALSSTDSDPDPTAILPLRDISGLIAIGSSPDGWLVFIDHQNEILVLNPLNKVRIQFPSLGTHPGTFSDDIRRALSEPRRQIQFRPKFPKPQDINSFSLFKVVLSPSSSAESSIAAVIYQDFGLLMISLSNGWAPLEFGIFIRDVIFYNGFLYAVDIDWTIKFWDINRQPPVLLEAIKPKYQDPVEEVHPRLFLVDCAGELMVVWRRNWSDQERPQLFKIFKLEMEENFKPLPKGRRGRYARWIQIHQLGDYSLFLGVNESRALSCQEFPNLKKNSIYFTNDPQDVMDRELRIDVGVYDIEEEEEATVIPATLQDDDFEEDFKWPVWFFPSYP, encoded by the coding sequence ATGGCGTCGAGAAGACGAAATTGGGCGGGCCTTCCGACGGATCTCCTCAGTAAGATCTTTCAGTGTTTTAATTTTTTCCATCGTGCACCTTTTGCTGCTGTATGTCGTACATGGCGCACAGCCAAAGGCCTGGATAGTAGTCGTCTCCTGCCAAATCCATGGCTAATGTTAGATATGAGCAACTCCACCAAACGCTGCCTGGTTGCCCTTTCGTCTACCGATTCCGATCCTGATCCTACTGCTATACTTCCCCTTCGTGATATCAGTGGTCTCATTGCTATCGGATCCTCTCCCGATGGCTGGCTTGTTTTTATTGATCATCAAAATGAGATTCTCGTCCTGAATCCCCTGAATAAGGTCAGGATTCAGTTTCCCTCTCTCGGTACTCATCCTGGAACATTCTCTGATGATATTAGACGAGCACTTTCTGAACCAAGAAGACAAATACAGTTCCGGCCTAAGTTTCCCAAACCTCAAGACATAAATTCTTTCAGTTTGTTCAAAGTGGTTCTATCACCCTCGTCATCAGCTGAGTCCTCTATTGCTGCCGTTATCTATCAAGATTTTGGTTTATTAATGATTTCGCTGTCTAACGGATGGGCCCCCTTAGAATTTGGCATTTTCATTAGAGATGTTATCTTTTATAATGGATTTCTGTACGCGGTGGATATAGACTGGACAATAAAGTTTTGGGACATAAATCGACAGCCTCCAGTACTCTTAGAAGCAATCAAGCCCAAGTACCAGGACCCTGTGGAAGAGGTGCACCCACGGTTGTTTTTAGTCGATTGTGCAGGAGAACTGATGGTGGTGTGGAGGAGGAATTGGAGTGACCAAGAACGCCCTCAACTATTTAAAATCTTTAAATTAGAGATGGAAGAAAATTTTAAGCCCCTTCCCAAAGGAAGGAGAGGAAGATATGCTCGCTGGATACAAATTCATCAGTTGGGGGATTATAGTCTATTTCTAGGAGTGAATGAATCACGAGCTCTGTCATGTCAAGAGTTTCCAAATCTGAAGAAGAACTCTATATATTTTACTAATGATCCACAAGATGTGATGGACAGAGAGCTTAGAATTGACGTGGGAGTCTACGAtatagaggaggaggaagaggccaCTGTCATCCCTGCAACGCTACAGGATGATGACTTCGAAGAAGACTTCAAATGGCCTGTTTGGTTCTTCCCCTCTTACCCATGA
- the LOC121989725 gene encoding FGGY carbohydrate kinase domain-containing protein-like isoform X1 produces the protein MRVEEEEAKAKAMVPARRTRYSSLASEATPLLSRSASLPAEMSSSSHATGGRRTVFLGVDVGTGSARAGLFDEKGRLIGSASSPIQIWKEKDCIEQSSTDIWHAVCSAVRAACTLANVGPQEVTGLGFAATCSLVAVDSDGSPVSVSLSGDARRNIIVWMDHRAVSQAERINACKSTVLQYCGGSLSPEMQAPKLLWVKENLQESWSLVCRWMDLSDWLSFRATGDDTRSLCTTVCKWTYLGHAHLELAKEKDTLSMEACGWDDDFWEEIGLGDLLDGNHGKIGRSVAFPGYPLGSGLTPTAAKELGLLAGTPVGTALIDAHAGGVGTMESVSEIESKHQVADEEAICHRMVLVCGTSTCHMAVSCNKLFIPGVWGPFWSAMMPGYWLTEGGQSATGALLDHIVGNHPAAPLIANRAASQSVSIYEILNKILESMMQERKAPFLSALTEDIHVLPDFHGNRSPIADPKSKGMICGLTLDTSEKQLALLYLATIQGIAYGTRHIVEHCNSQGHKIDTLLACGGLSKNPLYVQEHADIVDCQIVLPRESETVLLGAAILGAVAAKKYTGLHEAMRALSAAGQVIHASKEEKLKKYHEAKYRIFKSLYEQQLLQRSIMMQALQ, from the exons ATGAgagtagaagaagaagaggctAAGGCGAAAGCGATGGTTCCAGCGCGGCGGACGCGGTACTCTTCTTTGGCATCCGAGGCGACGCCGCTCCTCTCTCGCTCTGCCTCACTCCCTGCCGAGATGAGCTCCTCCTCCCACGCAACCGGCGGCCGTCGCACTGTCTTCCTCGGCGTCGACGTCGGAACCGGCAGCGCCCGCGCCG GACTTTTTGATGAGAAAGGTAGACTGATTGGTTCGGCCAGCAGCCCAATACAAATATGGAAGGAAAAAGATTGCATTGAG CAATCCTCGACAGATATCTGGCATGCTGTGTGTAGTGCTGTGAGAGCAGCGTGCACTCTGGCTAATGTTGGTCCCCAAGAAGTTACTGGTCTAGGATTTGCAGCTACCTGTTCCCTTG TCGCTGTTGATTCAGATGGATCCCCTGTTTCAGTTTCATTGTCTGGTGATGCTAGACGAAATATCATTGTGTGGATGGATCACAGGGCTGTGAGTCAGGCTGAGCGAATTAATGCTTGCAAGTCAACTGTGTTGCAGTATTGTGGTGGTTCTTTGTCACCTGAGATGCAAGCGCCCAAG CTATTGTGGGTAAAAGAGAATTTGCAAGAATCTTGGTCTTTGGTATGTAGATGGATGGATTTAAGTGACTGGTTATCATTCAG GGCAACAGGAGATGACACTCGTAGTCTGTGTACAACTGTCTGCAAGTGGACATACCTTGGTCATGCACACCTGGAGCTTGCTAAGGAAAAGGATACACTTAGCATGGAGGCGTGTGGATGGGATGATGATTTTTGGGAGGAAATTGGTCTGGGGGATCTCTTAGATGGGAATCATGGAAAAATTG GTCGAAGTGTTGCTTTTCCTGGCTATCCATTGGGTTCTGGTTTGACACCAACTGCTGCAAAG GAGCTAGGCCTATTGGCAGGGACTCCTGTTGGAACAGCACTTATTGATGCTCATGCTGGTGGTGTTGGAACTATGGAGAGTgtatctgaaatagagtctaaaCATCAAG TTGCTGATGAGGAGGCAATTTGTCATCGAATGGTCTTAGTTTGTGGGACATCTACTTGCCACATGGCTGTTTCTTGCAACAAATTGTTTATCCCCGGAGTCTGGGGTCCATTTTGGTCTG CAATGATGCCTGGTTATTGGCTAACTGAAGGTGGGCAAAGTGCAACTGGCGCCCTTCTCGATCACATAGTCGGGAACCATCCTGCTGCTCCACTTATTGCCAACCGGGCTGCTTCCCAAA GTGTTtccatttatgaaatattgaACAAGATTTTGGAGTCCATGATGCAAGAAAGAAAAGCGCCGTTTCTGTCTGCCCTGACAGAAGACATACATGTTCTTCCTGATTTTCATGGAAACAG GTCGCCCATTGCTGACCCCAAATCAAAAGGAATGATTTGTGGCTTGACCCTTGATACGAGTGAAAAACAGTTGGCACTTCTGTACCTAGCGACAATCCAGGGCATAGCATATGGCACTCGGCACATCGTGGAGCACTGCAATTCTCAAGGGCACAAG ATTGATACACTTCTTGCTTGTGGCGGTCTCTCCAAAAACCCTCTGTATGTTCAAGAACATGCAGATATCGTAG ACTGCCAAATCGTTCTTCCAAGAGAAAGTGAGACAGTGCTTCTAGGTGCTGCCATTTTAGGTGCTGTTGCAGCCAAGAAATACACTGGCCTTCATGAAGCTATGAGAGCACTAAGTGCAGCTGGTCAG GTTATACATGcatccaaggaggagaagctGAAGAAATACCACGAGGCGAAGTATCGAATCTTCAAGTCTCTTTATGAACAGCAGCTGTTGCAGAGGTCCATCATGATGCAAGCACTGCAATGA
- the LOC121989725 gene encoding FGGY carbohydrate kinase domain-containing protein-like isoform X2, whose amino-acid sequence MDHRAVSQAERINACKSTVLQYCGGSLSPEMQAPKLLWVKENLQESWSLVCRWMDLSDWLSFRATGDDTRSLCTTVCKWTYLGHAHLELAKEKDTLSMEACGWDDDFWEEIGLGDLLDGNHGKIGRSVAFPGYPLGSGLTPTAAKELGLLAGTPVGTALIDAHAGGVGTMESVSEIESKHQVADEEAICHRMVLVCGTSTCHMAVSCNKLFIPGVWGPFWSAMMPGYWLTEGGQSATGALLDHIVGNHPAAPLIANRAASQSVSIYEILNKILESMMQERKAPFLSALTEDIHVLPDFHGNRSPIADPKSKGMICGLTLDTSEKQLALLYLATIQGIAYGTRHIVEHCNSQGHKIDTLLACGGLSKNPLYVQEHADIVDCQIVLPRESETVLLGAAILGAVAAKKYTGLHEAMRALSAAGQVIHASKEEKLKKYHEAKYRIFKSLYEQQLLQRSIMMQALQ is encoded by the exons ATGGATCACAGGGCTGTGAGTCAGGCTGAGCGAATTAATGCTTGCAAGTCAACTGTGTTGCAGTATTGTGGTGGTTCTTTGTCACCTGAGATGCAAGCGCCCAAG CTATTGTGGGTAAAAGAGAATTTGCAAGAATCTTGGTCTTTGGTATGTAGATGGATGGATTTAAGTGACTGGTTATCATTCAG GGCAACAGGAGATGACACTCGTAGTCTGTGTACAACTGTCTGCAAGTGGACATACCTTGGTCATGCACACCTGGAGCTTGCTAAGGAAAAGGATACACTTAGCATGGAGGCGTGTGGATGGGATGATGATTTTTGGGAGGAAATTGGTCTGGGGGATCTCTTAGATGGGAATCATGGAAAAATTG GTCGAAGTGTTGCTTTTCCTGGCTATCCATTGGGTTCTGGTTTGACACCAACTGCTGCAAAG GAGCTAGGCCTATTGGCAGGGACTCCTGTTGGAACAGCACTTATTGATGCTCATGCTGGTGGTGTTGGAACTATGGAGAGTgtatctgaaatagagtctaaaCATCAAG TTGCTGATGAGGAGGCAATTTGTCATCGAATGGTCTTAGTTTGTGGGACATCTACTTGCCACATGGCTGTTTCTTGCAACAAATTGTTTATCCCCGGAGTCTGGGGTCCATTTTGGTCTG CAATGATGCCTGGTTATTGGCTAACTGAAGGTGGGCAAAGTGCAACTGGCGCCCTTCTCGATCACATAGTCGGGAACCATCCTGCTGCTCCACTTATTGCCAACCGGGCTGCTTCCCAAA GTGTTtccatttatgaaatattgaACAAGATTTTGGAGTCCATGATGCAAGAAAGAAAAGCGCCGTTTCTGTCTGCCCTGACAGAAGACATACATGTTCTTCCTGATTTTCATGGAAACAG GTCGCCCATTGCTGACCCCAAATCAAAAGGAATGATTTGTGGCTTGACCCTTGATACGAGTGAAAAACAGTTGGCACTTCTGTACCTAGCGACAATCCAGGGCATAGCATATGGCACTCGGCACATCGTGGAGCACTGCAATTCTCAAGGGCACAAG ATTGATACACTTCTTGCTTGTGGCGGTCTCTCCAAAAACCCTCTGTATGTTCAAGAACATGCAGATATCGTAG ACTGCCAAATCGTTCTTCCAAGAGAAAGTGAGACAGTGCTTCTAGGTGCTGCCATTTTAGGTGCTGTTGCAGCCAAGAAATACACTGGCCTTCATGAAGCTATGAGAGCACTAAGTGCAGCTGGTCAG GTTATACATGcatccaaggaggagaagctGAAGAAATACCACGAGGCGAAGTATCGAATCTTCAAGTCTCTTTATGAACAGCAGCTGTTGCAGAGGTCCATCATGATGCAAGCACTGCAATGA